One genomic region from Bacillus sp. SLBN-46 encodes:
- a CDS encoding DUF1294 domain-containing protein — MDSKLLLLMVYVIMSLIGLFIMGEDKKRAKKHQYRISERTLWLVALFGGAIGTTAGMQIYRHKTKHLAFQIGFPFLAGVELILLIKVWW, encoded by the coding sequence TTGGATAGTAAACTGCTTTTACTTATGGTCTATGTCATAATGAGCCTAATAGGACTTTTTATTATGGGAGAAGATAAAAAGCGTGCCAAGAAACATCAATATCGAATTTCTGAGAGGACCTTATGGCTGGTAGCATTATTTGGCGGTGCCATCGGAACGACTGCAGGAATGCAGATTTACCGTCATAAAACAAAGCATTTAGCATTTCAAATCGGCTTTCCCTTTCTAGCGGGAGTCGAACTGATACTTTTAATAAAGGTTTGGTGGTAA
- the infC gene encoding translation initiation factor IF-3, whose translation MISKDMLLNEGIRAREVRLIDQNGEQLGIKSKNEALEIAGRVNLDLVLVAPNAKPPVARIMDYGKFKFENQKKEKEARKNQKIITTKEVRLSPTIDEHDFNTKLRNAIKFLEKGDKVKASIRFKGRAITHKEIGQRVLDRFSEACKEVATIESHPKMDGRSMFLVLAPKADK comes from the coding sequence ATTATTAGCAAAGACATGTTGTTAAATGAGGGCATCCGCGCTCGCGAAGTTCGTTTGATTGACCAAAATGGCGAACAGTTAGGGATTAAATCCAAAAACGAAGCGTTGGAGATTGCCGGACGAGTAAATCTTGATTTGGTACTTGTAGCACCAAATGCAAAGCCTCCGGTAGCCCGGATTATGGACTATGGCAAATTCAAATTCGAGAATCAAAAGAAAGAAAAAGAAGCTCGTAAGAATCAAAAGATTATTACTACTAAAGAAGTTCGTCTAAGCCCAACGATAGATGAGCATGACTTTAATACAAAGCTTCGTAATGCTATTAAGTTTTTGGAAAAAGGCGACAAGGTAAAAGCTTCCATCCGATTTAAGGGTCGAGCAATTACCCATAAAGAAATTGGTCAACGTGTATTAGACCGTTTCTCTGAAGCATGCAAGGAAGTAGCGACTATTGAGTCACATCCAAAAATGGATGGCCGAAGCATGTTCTTGGTTCTAGCACCTAAAGCTGATAAGTAA
- a CDS encoding glyceraldehyde-3-phosphate dehydrogenase, with the protein MKSRIAINGFGRIGRMVFRKAILEKKLDVVAINASYPAETLAHLLKYDTNHGPFQGEVIPLDNELIVNGKRIKLLSERNPEQIPWRELGIDIVIEATGKFNSREKAALHLTAGAKKVILTAPGKNEDVTIVMGVNDEMLDINQHDIISNASCTTNCLAPVAKVLDEKFGIESGLMTTIHAYTNDQKNIDNPHKDLRRARACGQSIIPTTTGAAKALSLVLPQLKGKLHGMALRVPTPNVSLVDLVVDLHQDVTVDDINNAFMEAAHGRLRGILDLTMEPLVSVDFNTNENSAIIDGLSTMVMGTRKVKVLAWYDNEWGYSSRVVDLALYVSEQIAKSSQVKVG; encoded by the coding sequence ATGAAGTCACGAATTGCAATAAATGGGTTTGGGAGAATTGGAAGGATGGTTTTTAGAAAAGCAATCCTTGAAAAAAAACTTGATGTAGTAGCAATAAATGCGAGCTATCCGGCTGAAACATTAGCTCATCTACTTAAATATGATACAAATCATGGACCTTTTCAGGGAGAAGTTATCCCTTTAGATAACGAATTAATTGTAAATGGTAAAAGAATAAAATTACTAAGTGAACGTAACCCGGAGCAGATTCCATGGAGAGAGCTAGGGATTGATATCGTGATCGAAGCAACTGGAAAATTTAACTCCAGAGAAAAGGCTGCCCTGCATCTTACAGCAGGTGCTAAAAAAGTGATTTTAACTGCACCAGGGAAAAATGAGGATGTTACAATCGTTATGGGTGTAAATGATGAAATGCTTGATATTAATCAGCATGATATTATTTCAAACGCATCCTGCACAACGAATTGCCTTGCACCAGTTGCAAAGGTACTAGATGAGAAGTTTGGAATTGAAAGTGGTTTGATGACAACAATTCATGCCTACACAAATGACCAAAAGAATATCGATAATCCTCATAAAGATTTACGGAGAGCCCGTGCCTGTGGACAATCTATTATCCCTACAACAACGGGTGCGGCTAAAGCATTATCACTGGTATTGCCACAATTGAAGGGTAAATTACATGGGATGGCACTACGAGTACCAACACCAAATGTTTCACTTGTTGATTTAGTAGTTGACCTACACCAAGATGTAACGGTTGATGATATTAACAATGCCTTTATGGAAGCTGCACATGGCAGATTAAGAGGAATTTTAGATTTAACAATGGAACCGCTTGTTTCAGTGGACTTTAATACAAACGAGAATTCAGCTATCATTGATGGACTTTCGACAATGGTGATGGGGACAAGGAAGGTTAAGGTTTTAGCTTGGTATGATAATGAGTGGGGATATTCGTCTCGTGTCGTAGACTTGGCTCTATATGTGTCAGAGCAAATAGCTAAATCCTCACAGGTTAAGGTCGGCTAG
- the ytxC gene encoding putative sporulation protein YtxC yields the protein MAEIIFQSKLDAQKLYNHLLKYVPYNPMNETILLLEDRHIVKIVDICFSTDLFDRVKSAFYQFITNTKRDHWFREIVRDHYFYSDMEEQQQIIDIIYSILDGQREDLAVLLKEINEEPNLISAAIDEILHENVTFSFDSFVKFRLRPYLQTLESYVEIAIDEYKMEQEYQMFVHMLRDFLVNREPKMDTLHLLFDEEITFFNEDFVEIKRGELTKLIDRRLLVNHPVYVDSASIAPLLSLAPTSIFIYTKDPDEPLVRTIKNIFEERVTLKEYGALREIKKWTSEKNSSENHA from the coding sequence TTGGCGGAAATCATCTTCCAAAGCAAGCTGGATGCACAAAAACTTTATAACCACTTGCTGAAGTACGTACCATATAATCCAATGAATGAAACTATTCTTCTTTTAGAAGATCGACATATAGTAAAAATAGTTGATATTTGCTTTTCTACGGATCTGTTTGACAGGGTGAAATCGGCCTTTTATCAGTTTATAACAAATACGAAACGGGATCATTGGTTTCGAGAGATAGTAAGGGATCACTATTTTTATTCTGACATGGAAGAGCAACAGCAGATTATTGATATTATCTATTCCATACTGGACGGGCAAAGAGAAGATCTTGCTGTTTTATTAAAAGAAATAAATGAAGAGCCTAACCTAATTAGTGCCGCTATTGATGAGATTCTTCATGAAAATGTCACGTTCTCTTTCGACTCTTTTGTTAAATTTCGCCTGCGACCCTATCTGCAAACGCTAGAAAGCTATGTTGAGATTGCCATTGATGAATACAAAATGGAGCAGGAATATCAAATGTTTGTACACATGCTAAGAGACTTTTTAGTGAACCGTGAACCCAAAATGGATACGCTTCATTTATTGTTCGATGAGGAAATTACTTTTTTTAATGAGGATTTTGTTGAAATTAAAAGAGGCGAATTAACAAAATTGATTGATAGAAGGTTATTGGTGAATCATCCTGTTTATGTTGACTCTGCTTCCATTGCACCGCTGCTGTCACTTGCACCAACGTCTATTTTTATTTATACAAAAGATCCTGATGAGCCACTGGTTAGAACCATCAAGAATATATTTGAGGAAAGAGTAACCCTTAAGGAGTATGGTGCACTTCGTGAGATTAAAAAATGGACTTCTGAAAAAAATTCATCGGAAAATCATGCATAG
- a CDS encoding dUTP diphosphatase, with protein MQLQKLFEMQKALDSHIEEKHQLQNEALFDRKVLALLVEIGELANETRCFKFWSVKPASDKAVILEEFVDGIHFILSLGIECNFNNIDINLRRKQSTLDVTEQFLIVYETIGMFQKSKQFDDYIKVFEAYLQLASLLGFNEKEMEQAYFLKNEVNYQRQENNY; from the coding sequence ATGCAACTACAAAAACTATTTGAGATGCAAAAGGCATTGGATTCACATATAGAAGAAAAACATCAACTGCAAAATGAGGCTTTATTTGATCGCAAGGTTCTTGCCTTGCTTGTGGAAATTGGAGAATTGGCAAATGAAACTCGTTGTTTTAAGTTTTGGAGTGTCAAGCCTGCCTCAGATAAAGCTGTGATTCTTGAGGAGTTTGTGGACGGAATCCATTTCATATTGTCACTAGGAATTGAGTGTAATTTTAATAATATAGATATTAATTTGAGGCGGAAGCAATCAACTTTGGATGTAACCGAACAATTCCTAATTGTATATGAGACAATCGGTATGTTCCAAAAAAGCAAACAGTTTGATGATTACATAAAGGTTTTTGAAGCATATTTGCAGCTGGCCTCCTTGCTTGGATTTAATGAGAAAGAAATGGAGCAGGCATATTTTCTTAAAAACGAAGTAAATTATCAAAGACAAGAAAATAACTATTAG
- the speD gene encoding adenosylmethionine decarboxylase has product METMGRHVISELWGCDFEKLNDMDFIETTFVEAALKSGAEIREVAFHKFAPQGVSGVVIISESHLTIHSFPEHGYASIDVYTCGDLNPNVAADYIAEALNAQTRENIEIPRGMGPVNVKQAKVL; this is encoded by the coding sequence ATGGAAACAATGGGACGACACGTAATCTCTGAACTTTGGGGATGCGACTTTGAAAAATTAAATGATATGGATTTTATTGAAACAACTTTTGTAGAAGCAGCTCTTAAATCAGGTGCGGAAATCCGCGAAGTAGCTTTTCATAAATTTGCTCCACAAGGCGTTAGCGGTGTTGTAATTATTTCTGAATCACATCTTACAATTCACAGCTTCCCAGAACATGGATATGCAAGCATTGATGTATATACTTGTGGTGATTTAAACCCTAATGTAGCTGCTGATTATATTGCTGAGGCTTTAAATGCTCAAACGCGTGAAAATATTGAAATTCCACGTGGTATGGGTCCAGTAAATGTTAAGCAAGCAAAGGTACTTTAA
- the coaE gene encoding dephospho-CoA kinase (Dephospho-CoA kinase (CoaE) performs the final step in coenzyme A biosynthesis.), whose amino-acid sequence MSLVIGLTGGIASGKSTVSTMFKEMNIPVVDADVEARLAVMKGEAAYFQIIDTFGKDILLEDGEIDRQKLGSIIFHQEEKRKLLNEIVHPEVRKRMMGQVEEAQLNGEEVIVLDIPLLFESKLTYMVEKTILVYVDYDIQLERLMKRNSLPIDDAKARIQSQMPLNEKMKLADAVINNNGSIEETKKQLINVLTQFGIKI is encoded by the coding sequence ATGTCATTAGTTATCGGTTTAACTGGCGGAATTGCCAGTGGAAAAAGTACTGTATCAACAATGTTCAAGGAAATGAATATACCAGTTGTCGATGCTGATGTGGAGGCTCGCCTTGCTGTGATGAAAGGTGAAGCCGCCTACTTTCAAATAATTGATACGTTTGGAAAGGACATTTTATTAGAGGACGGGGAGATTGATCGGCAAAAATTGGGCTCGATTATTTTCCATCAAGAAGAGAAACGAAAGCTTTTAAATGAAATAGTCCATCCGGAAGTTAGAAAGAGAATGATGGGGCAGGTTGAAGAGGCTCAGCTGAACGGAGAAGAAGTCATTGTCCTGGATATCCCTCTATTGTTTGAAAGCAAGCTAACCTATATGGTCGAGAAGACGATTCTTGTATACGTGGATTATGACATACAATTAGAAAGACTTATGAAGCGAAATAGCCTCCCAATTGACGATGCAAAGGCCCGAATACAGTCACAGATGCCGCTCAACGAAAAAATGAAATTAGCAGATGCAGTGATTAATAATAATGGATCAATAGAAGAAACAAAAAAACAACTCATCAACGTATTAACCCAATTTGGAATAAAAATTTAA
- a CDS encoding DnaD domain protein yields MAQHWQEILPIDRYIVAADGLLHEYDRKVLTFLYQPLIGSTCLSLYMTLWAELEENRLWSDSSTHHLLMNLLGLNLKDIYEARLKLEGIGLLKTFVKTEEGDRSFIYELIPPLTPEQFFLDGMLNIFLYRKIGKNHFARLKRFFSDQQMPKEKEYQDVTKAFQDVFASATPGSLQYLQGISEEMEQEENHHFIGRNDSKPIQIELNTFDFDLLISGLNESLVPKKSLTQKVKEVISNLAFLYNIDPIQMKNIVLSAVNESSEIDMEELRKGARDWYQYVNQDQLPSLIERTQPAAQQVQKDEPKTQEEKLIRYLETTSPLRVLKDLSGGGEPSKSDLQIIEEVMFKQKLLPGVINVLIQFVMLKTDMKLTKGYVEKIAGHWARKQIKTVKEAMDLAKNEHRTYIGWTDNKKTGRPSKQKTIRKELIPEWFEEIPEEGKAAIQTNKSEEDEAKKRAIEEKLKAFRK; encoded by the coding sequence ATGGCGCAGCATTGGCAGGAAATTCTTCCTATCGATCGTTATATTGTAGCAGCTGATGGACTGCTCCATGAGTATGACCGGAAAGTGCTGACGTTTCTATACCAGCCCTTGATTGGGTCAACTTGTTTAAGCTTGTATATGACACTCTGGGCGGAACTGGAGGAAAATAGACTCTGGTCTGATTCATCCACGCACCATCTGTTAATGAACCTGTTAGGGTTAAATTTAAAGGATATATATGAAGCGCGTTTAAAGCTAGAGGGAATAGGGTTATTAAAAACCTTTGTTAAAACAGAGGAGGGAGATCGGTCCTTTATATATGAGCTCATCCCGCCTTTAACGCCTGAACAATTCTTTTTGGATGGAATGTTAAATATATTTCTTTATCGAAAAATTGGAAAAAACCATTTTGCCCGTCTAAAACGGTTTTTCTCTGACCAGCAAATGCCAAAGGAAAAGGAATATCAGGATGTAACCAAGGCGTTCCAAGATGTGTTTGCTTCAGCTACGCCTGGTAGTCTTCAATATCTTCAAGGAATTTCTGAGGAAATGGAACAAGAGGAGAATCACCATTTTATTGGTCGGAATGATTCGAAACCAATCCAAATCGAATTAAATACATTTGATTTTGACTTATTGATCTCAGGGTTAAATGAATCTCTTGTACCTAAAAAGTCTCTAACCCAAAAGGTAAAAGAGGTAATAAGCAATTTAGCCTTCCTGTATAATATTGACCCTATTCAGATGAAAAATATTGTCCTAAGTGCAGTCAATGAATCAAGTGAAATTGATATGGAAGAATTGCGTAAGGGGGCCCGTGATTGGTATCAGTATGTCAATCAGGATCAGCTGCCAAGTTTAATTGAACGAACGCAGCCTGCTGCCCAACAGGTCCAAAAAGATGAACCAAAAACACAGGAAGAAAAACTCATACGTTATTTAGAAACCACTTCCCCATTAAGAGTTTTAAAGGATTTGTCTGGCGGCGGAGAACCATCGAAGTCAGATCTGCAGATTATTGAGGAAGTGATGTTTAAGCAAAAGCTTCTTCCAGGTGTAATAAATGTACTTATTCAGTTTGTGATGCTTAAAACAGATATGAAACTTACTAAAGGGTATGTAGAAAAGATAGCTGGTCACTGGGCGAGGAAGCAAATAAAAACAGTGAAAGAAGCAATGGACTTAGCTAAGAACGAACATCGTACGTATATCGGTTGGACAGATAACAAAAAGACCGGAAGGCCGTCGAAACAAAAAACCATTCGTAAAGAGCTCATTCCAGAGTGGTTTGAGGAAATCCCGGAAGAAGGAAAAGCTGCTATCCAAACGAACAAATCAGAAGAGGACGAAGCGAAAAAGCGGGCGATAGAAGAAAAATTAAAGGCGTTTAGAAAGTAG
- the dnaI gene encoding primosomal protein DnaI, with protein sequence MERINRTLQRLASNESFKKRYEKQRQEVLQNREIKSFLAQHQDKITPEMIDKSMSKLYEYTKQSQECERCESLEKCINFMQGYHPELVLSLNSIDVIYKRCPRKVMADEKKKNEKLIKSLYVPKDILEATFEDFEGDTGRLDAVDKAATFLMNYEQGKKQKGLYLYGKFGVGKSFLLGAIANELAKKQISSMIVYVPELLREMKSSIADSTLNEKIEALKKEPVLMLDDIGAEAMSSWTRDEVLGPILQFRMLESLPTFFTSNFDFQGLEHHLTYSQRGEEEKMKAMRIMERIRTLSEPVLVGGPNRR encoded by the coding sequence ATGGAAAGGATTAATAGAACATTACAACGGCTGGCATCAAATGAAAGCTTTAAGAAACGGTATGAAAAACAGCGCCAGGAGGTTCTACAGAATCGTGAGATTAAATCGTTTTTAGCTCAACATCAGGATAAAATTACTCCAGAGATGATTGATAAAAGCATGAGTAAGCTCTACGAGTATACAAAACAAAGTCAGGAATGTGAGCGCTGTGAAAGCCTTGAAAAATGTATTAATTTTATGCAAGGTTACCACCCTGAACTCGTTTTATCTTTGAATTCGATTGATGTAATTTATAAGCGCTGCCCCAGAAAAGTGATGGCAGATGAGAAAAAGAAAAACGAAAAGTTAATTAAAAGTCTTTATGTGCCTAAAGATATATTGGAAGCTACCTTTGAGGATTTTGAAGGGGACACTGGTCGACTGGATGCAGTGGACAAAGCTGCGACCTTTTTAATGAATTACGAGCAGGGGAAAAAACAAAAAGGATTATATCTTTATGGGAAATTTGGTGTTGGTAAGTCCTTTTTGTTAGGTGCGATAGCAAATGAACTCGCTAAAAAACAGATCTCATCGATGATTGTTTATGTTCCTGAATTACTGAGAGAGATGAAAAGTTCTATTGCTGATTCTACACTGAATGAAAAAATAGAGGCATTAAAAAAAGAACCTGTATTAATGTTGGATGACATAGGGGCGGAAGCAATGTCAAGTTGGACAAGAGATGAAGTATTAGGGCCAATCTTACAATTTCGAATGCTTGAGAGTCTTCCAACATTTTTTACCTCGAATTTTGATTTTCAAGGTTTGGAGCATCATTTAACCTACAGTCAGCGTGGTGAAGAGGAAAAGATGAAGGCCATGCGAATCATGGAGCGAATTCGCACCTTAAGTGAGCCAGTTCTAGTTGGTGGTCCTAATAGGCGTTAA
- the ytaF gene encoding sporulation membrane protein YtaF: MVQLFSLLILAFALSLDSFSVGFTYGLRKMVMPIKSVLVIATCSAASLMIAVSIGHGLEKVISPNITAKLGGFILIALGAWVLYQFFRPEKEKELVEHEKTIVNLEIRSLGLAISILKKPMSADFDKSGTITGIEALMLGFALSLDAFGAGIGAAMLGFPPLYLALTVAIMSSLFVLLGIKSGTFFHKFDWIQKFTFLPGVLLIIIGIWKL, translated from the coding sequence ATGGTTCAGTTGTTCTCACTTCTCATATTAGCATTTGCCCTTAGTCTTGATAGCTTTAGTGTAGGGTTTACCTATGGATTAAGGAAAATGGTCATGCCGATTAAATCCGTTCTCGTTATTGCAACCTGTTCGGCAGCCTCATTAATGATTGCTGTGTCAATTGGACATGGCTTAGAAAAAGTAATATCACCGAATATTACGGCAAAACTAGGGGGATTTATTCTGATTGCTCTAGGTGCCTGGGTATTGTACCAATTTTTTCGGCCCGAAAAAGAAAAAGAATTAGTGGAACATGAAAAAACAATCGTAAACCTTGAAATCCGCTCTCTAGGATTAGCTATTAGTATATTAAAAAAACCCATGTCTGCTGACTTTGACAAGTCAGGGACCATTACAGGGATCGAAGCATTAATGCTGGGCTTTGCCTTGTCATTAGATGCCTTCGGGGCTGGGATTGGAGCGGCTATGCTTGGATTTCCTCCACTATATTTAGCTCTTACTGTCGCAATCATGAGCTCTTTATTCGTCCTGTTAGGAATAAAGAGTGGCACTTTTTTCCATAAGTTCGATTGGATTCAAAAGTTTACGTTTTTACCTGGGGTTTTATTAATCATTATTGGTATTTGGAAATTATGA
- a CDS encoding M42 family metallopeptidase, translated as MAKLDETLSMLKDLTDAKGIPGNEREVREVMKKYITPLADEVTTDGLGSLIAKKVGKEGGPKIMVAGHLDEVGFMITQIDDKGFLRFQPVGGWWGQVMLAQRVTIVTKKGDVTGIIGSKPPHVLSAEARKKPVEIKDMFIDIGASSRDEAQEWGVRPGDMVVPYFEFTVMNNEKMLLAKAWDNRIGCAIAIDVLRQLQGTDHPNVVYGVGAVQEEVGLRGAKTAAAKIQPDIGFAVDVGIAGDTPGITEKEAMSKMGKGPQVVIYDASLVAHKGLRDFVTDTAEELNIPFQYESIPGGGTDAGSIHLTHNGVPALAITIATRYIHSHAAMLHRDDYENAVKLIVEVIKRLDREAVDKLTFE; from the coding sequence GTGGCAAAACTTGATGAAACATTATCGATGTTAAAAGATTTAACCGATGCCAAAGGGATTCCCGGCAATGAGCGTGAAGTACGCGAAGTAATGAAGAAATACATAACTCCATTGGCTGATGAAGTAACTACTGACGGTCTTGGAAGTTTAATAGCCAAGAAGGTCGGTAAAGAAGGCGGCCCAAAAATTATGGTTGCTGGTCATTTAGATGAAGTTGGCTTCATGATCACACAAATCGACGATAAAGGCTTTCTACGTTTTCAACCAGTTGGCGGTTGGTGGGGACAAGTCATGCTTGCACAACGTGTTACGATCGTTACAAAAAAAGGTGATGTAACGGGTATTATCGGTTCAAAGCCACCACATGTTTTATCAGCTGAAGCTCGTAAGAAACCAGTTGAAATTAAAGATATGTTCATTGATATCGGTGCATCCAGCCGTGATGAGGCACAGGAGTGGGGCGTACGTCCTGGAGATATGGTTGTTCCATACTTTGAGTTTACAGTTATGAACAACGAAAAGATGCTTTTGGCTAAAGCTTGGGATAACCGCATTGGCTGTGCCATTGCGATTGATGTATTACGACAGCTACAAGGCACTGACCATCCGAACGTTGTTTATGGTGTAGGAGCCGTTCAAGAGGAAGTTGGTCTGCGCGGGGCGAAGACTGCCGCTGCTAAAATCCAACCGGATATCGGTTTTGCTGTTGATGTCGGTATTGCGGGTGATACGCCTGGAATCACTGAAAAAGAAGCAATGAGCAAAATGGGCAAAGGCCCACAAGTGGTCATTTACGATGCTTCCTTAGTGGCACATAAAGGGCTTCGCGATTTCGTTACAGATACAGCAGAGGAACTAAACATTCCTTTCCAATACGAGTCCATCCCTGGCGGTGGTACGGATGCTGGTTCAATCCATCTAACACATAATGGGGTTCCTGCATTAGCGATCACAATTGCGACCCGTTATATCCATTCACATGCAGCTATGCTTCATCGTGATGACTATGAAAATGCGGTAAAGCTAATTGTCGAAGTTATCAAACGCCTAGACCGTGAGGCAGTTGACAAGCTTACATTTGAATAA
- the rpmI gene encoding 50S ribosomal protein L35 gives MPKMKTHRGAAKRFKKTGSGQLKRDHAYTSHLFANKSTKAKRKLRKGSLVSKGDFKRIRQLLTYVK, from the coding sequence ATGCCAAAAATGAAAACTCACCGCGGCGCTGCAAAGCGTTTCAAAAAGACTGGTTCTGGTCAACTTAAGCGTGACCATGCTTATACAAGCCATTTATTCGCAAACAAATCTACAAAAGCTAAGCGTAAACTTCGCAAAGGATCTCTTGTTTCTAAAGGCGATTTCAAACGCATTCGTCAATTATTAACTTACGTTAAGTAA
- the nrdR gene encoding transcriptional regulator NrdR: MKCPSCQNYGTRVLDSRPVDEGRATRRRRECEECGYRFTTFEKIEEIPLIVVKKEGTREEFSRDKILRGLIKACEKRPVALKELEDITHGVEKDLRSQGISEIKSEAVGEMVMDRLAHVDEVAYVRFASVYRQFKDINVFIDELKELIKKEKS; the protein is encoded by the coding sequence ATGAAATGCCCTTCATGTCAAAATTATGGTACACGCGTGCTTGATTCTCGGCCTGTTGATGAAGGACGTGCAACACGGCGAAGACGCGAATGTGAGGAGTGCGGATATCGCTTTACTACATTTGAAAAGATTGAAGAGATTCCCTTAATAGTTGTAAAGAAGGAAGGGACACGGGAAGAATTCAGCCGTGATAAAATACTAAGGGGCTTAATTAAGGCGTGTGAAAAGAGGCCTGTTGCCTTAAAGGAGTTAGAAGATATTACGCACGGTGTGGAAAAGGACCTTCGAAGTCAGGGGATTTCTGAAATTAAAAGTGAAGCGGTTGGCGAAATGGTAATGGATCGACTTGCCCATGTAGATGAAGTTGCATATGTAAGATTTGCTTCCGTTTATCGCCAATTTAAAGATATTAATGTATTTATCGACGAATTAAAGGAACTGATAAAAAAAGAAAAATCGTAA
- the rplT gene encoding 50S ribosomal protein L20 has product MPRVKGGTVTRKRRKKVLKLAKGYYGSKHTLYKVANQQVMKSLMYAFRDRRQKKRDFRKLWITRINAAARMNGLSYSRLMHGLKLAGIEVNRKMLAELAVSDANAFAELANQAKQQQK; this is encoded by the coding sequence ATGCCACGTGTAAAAGGCGGTACAGTTACTCGCAAACGTCGTAAAAAAGTTCTTAAATTAGCAAAAGGTTATTACGGTTCAAAACATACATTATATAAAGTTGCTAACCAACAGGTTATGAAATCTTTAATGTATGCATTCCGCGATCGTCGTCAAAAGAAGCGCGACTTCCGCAAACTTTGGATTACTCGTATCAATGCAGCAGCTCGTATGAACGGTCTTTCTTACAGCCGTTTAATGCATGGCTTAAAGCTTGCTGGTATCGAAGTAAACCGCAAGATGCTTGCTGAATTAGCAGTAAGCGATGCTAACGCATTTGCTGAATTAGCAAACCAAGCTAAACAACAACAAAAATAA